The following nucleotide sequence is from Candidatus Zixiibacteriota bacterium.
CTGCCTGCCGGCGCCCGCCTGTCTGCGGACACGGGGCACGGTATTTTTACTATCCGCCATTGGCTTAACAAATAGCCCCGTCCGCCGCCGCGGGGGAATGACGCAAATGGGTAATCATCAAATTAAAATCAATTACTAAAATCTTATCTCGAAATATTTAACAAAATAAAAGATGAAGCGCCGATGTTTATCGGAGCCGCCCAACATCCCGCTGCTCTATGGGTTATGAAATAAGCAAGTTTCGATTGTTGGGTATTATTTTAAGAACTCTATAAAAAAGGCCGGACAGCAGTAAAATCAATAAAATGGATGTTTTTATGAACCAAGTGCAAATAATGTGGTAAAAGCCATTGCAGGATTGAATTTCTTGACGAGAACAATTAATTGGTATATACTTCCCACAAGGAGAAAAATATTGCGACGACTGTTATTACTATTGATAATATACTGCCTTTCATCACCAATCCTTCTGGCTGACACAAATGACTATGTGTTAGGCGAAATTATCCTTAAAAAAAATAAGTGTGTCTATATCGATAAGGGCCAAAGCGATGGCGTCGAGATTGGGCATAAATTCGATATCTTGTATGTCGGTCAGAAATATGGCAGCGGCATTATTTCCTGGGTTAGTAATGACATCTGTTGCGCGCGCATCGATTCTATGTCCTTTATTCGCTATAGTTATGTCGATCCCCTCGAAGTGAAAATTTATCTTGTAAAGCCCTCAATACACAAAGGCGGCGTTTTGCATGTGCCGTTTTATCAGAAGCTTAATTTGCAGCCATCACAGATAATCACTCCGGATGAACAGGCGGCGGCTTGTCTAATCTATGATGGATTGGTCAGACTCGACAGCAAAGGGAAAATTGTGCCTGGCCTGGCTCATTCATGGGAGATTCATGGCAATACATATACGTTTTATTTAAACCCGGATGTAAAATTTCATTCGGGCAAGCCGCTGGATGCCATGGATGTTGCTTATTCGCTTATGCGTTTAGCCAAGGCGGATAAAGTTACGCCCGCATCATCATTTATTCTTGAGGTTGATGGCTACAAGCAGGTTCATTTCGGCAATAAGAATGAATTGCTGGGAGTATTTATTCCCAACAGGCACACTATTGCAATTACTACAAACGATGCCTTTGTGCAGTTTTTGAAATATCTTTCCGGACCGGCAGGCTATATTATTCCGAATATCGATAATCCTCAAAACTTGCCTTTGCCAATCGGTACCGGTCCCTACATGATTGCCAGCCTCAATGATAAAACCATAAAACTTGCCGCTAATAAAAACTATTTTGAATCGCCGCCGGTATTGGACAGCATCATTTTTTGTAGATATAAGAACCGCGAAGAGGCGGCTCTTGATTTCGAACTTGGCAAACTTGATATAATCTTTTTCGATTCGCAAGAAAACAGAGACCTTCTTACCAGCGGCGATTATTCAGCGCGCCGCTATTATACCAATTCATCAGTGATTCTTGGCTTTAATTGCAAACACAGCTATCAAAAAAACTTCGAACTATCGAAAGCTCTGCAATATTTGTTTGATAGAGAAAGCATAATCCGTGTCCTGCTTGGCAATTCCGCTCAGAAGCCGAATGGAATTATTCCGCCAACCTTGAATTTGGAGTCATCTAATCAAACAGAATATTATTTTTCGCCATCGGATGCAAAATTAATGATTGAGGCAATAGACAACCTGCCGAACAAGCTGAATCTCGTGTATGATAGTCTCGATCCGGTGTTAAGCTCTGTGGCAGATTATATCGCCGCTCAACTGCGGCATACAGGTTTAAAAATTGCGGTTCGGAAAGCAGACAGCAGAGACCTCGAACGGTCGGTTGCGCTCAGTACGATGGATATGTTTTTATTCAGATATTACCTGCCAGTATCAGACCCTGACGCCTTTTTCTATCCGCTTTTTAGCGAGCGGTTAAATGGTCAGACCAATTATTTCAACTATGAGAATGCTCAACTTCAAAGATACCTTGATGGCGTCCGTCAAATCGATGATGCGTACACAAGAGATGAAATTTATTTGGAATCCGAACAATTAATAATAAATCAGCCGCCGCTTATTATTTTATACAATCCAATTATGACAGCGGCATTCCGGCGGGATTTAGCCGGTTTCGAGCCGGATTTCAGAGGCTTTGTTAATATCCGCAACGCTCATTTCCAATCGGGTAAATAACTATGAGAAAAAAAATATTCCTGCTTTTGTTAATCGCCTCAGCGCTGCCTTTTGCAGCAGTGATTGTAATGCTGCATTTTATAGCCGCCGACCAACAGATAAACCTTGCCAGACAACGCCTGACATCGGTAATAAGCGGCGTAGTCGGGTTCTATGATAGAACCGGTACGGATATTTTATCTCAGGTGCAGTCTTTAACAGCCAGCGATGACCTTAAACGCACGCTATTGTTAACCGACGAGATAGGCATAATCGACCAGTCAGCCCTGATAAAATCAACGGTTAATAATATGCGTCTGTTAAACCTCGACTATTTAATCGTTGTTGACCCTCAGGGGAAAGCATTAGCGCAGGGACATGAGCCGACGATATTCGGCATATCGCTTCAGGATGACCAGATTATTTCCGAGGCGTTATCCGGCCAGCAGGTTCATTCGCTGGGCATTCGAGAAATAAAGGGCGAGCCTTATATGATGATGCTGGCCGCCTCAGCCGCCTGGTTTAAAAACAGGGTTATCGGCGTAGTTATAGGCGGCATTATTATCGATGACAGCTATTTGCAGGATATAAAATCGCTTTCAGGAGCAGAATTAATTTTGTACAGAAATGGAATCATCAGCGAGAGCACAATCTCAGGCGATTTTGATAGAATGCCCA
It contains:
- a CDS encoding ABC transporter substrate-binding protein, whose protein sequence is MRRLLLLLIIYCLSSPILLADTNDYVLGEIILKKNKCVYIDKGQSDGVEIGHKFDILYVGQKYGSGIISWVSNDICCARIDSMSFIRYSYVDPLEVKIYLVKPSIHKGGVLHVPFYQKLNLQPSQIITPDEQAAACLIYDGLVRLDSKGKIVPGLAHSWEIHGNTYTFYLNPDVKFHSGKPLDAMDVAYSLMRLAKADKVTPASSFILEVDGYKQVHFGNKNELLGVFIPNRHTIAITTNDAFVQFLKYLSGPAGYIIPNIDNPQNLPLPIGTGPYMIASLNDKTIKLAANKNYFESPPVLDSIIFCRYKNREEAALDFELGKLDIIFFDSQENRDLLTSGDYSARRYYTNSSVILGFNCKHSYQKNFELSKALQYLFDRESIIRVLLGNSAQKPNGIIPPTLNLESSNQTEYYFSPSDAKLMIEAIDNLPNKLNLVYDSLDPVLSSVADYIAAQLRHTGLKIAVRKADSRDLERSVALSTMDMFLFRYYLPVSDPDAFFYPLFSERLNGQTNYFNYENAQLQRYLDGVRQIDDAYTRDEIYLESEQLIINQPPLIILYNPIMTAAFRRDLAGFEPDFRGFVNIRNAHFQSGK